One window of the Streptomyces asoensis genome contains the following:
- a CDS encoding enoyl-CoA hydratase/isomerase family protein: MTVTDRLSVIRQSPAYWRIVIHNPPFNLFDPEMFAELNVLMDEIEHDTDLKIVVFESGDEDFFVNHHDVERGHGAADQPGGASFDHWPTFVTRLAQSSVLSVAKVRGRARAQGFEFALACDMRFASRERAVFSLIEVAGSSIPGGGGVEWLAALVGRSRTLEIVLGADDFDADIAERYGWVNRSVPDGELDAYVDAFAERVSRFEKRALETGKKLVNARAGVPSEGDLWVSNHVLAGVDTWPEAQAMLTKLNTAGFGKDKEFELSMAERLGNLPSE, translated from the coding sequence ATGACCGTCACCGATCGACTCAGCGTCATCCGCCAATCGCCTGCCTACTGGCGGATCGTCATTCACAACCCCCCGTTCAACCTCTTCGACCCGGAGATGTTCGCGGAACTGAACGTCCTGATGGACGAGATCGAGCACGACACCGATCTCAAGATCGTCGTTTTCGAGAGCGGAGACGAGGACTTCTTCGTCAACCACCACGACGTTGAGCGCGGTCATGGGGCAGCGGACCAACCGGGTGGCGCGTCGTTCGACCACTGGCCGACCTTCGTGACCCGACTCGCACAGTCCTCCGTGCTCAGCGTGGCAAAGGTGCGCGGCCGCGCCCGGGCGCAAGGGTTCGAATTCGCCCTTGCCTGCGACATGCGCTTCGCATCGAGGGAACGGGCGGTGTTCTCATTGATTGAGGTCGCCGGCTCCTCCATCCCGGGCGGCGGCGGCGTCGAATGGCTCGCCGCCCTCGTGGGACGCTCCAGGACCCTCGAGATCGTCCTCGGCGCGGACGACTTCGACGCGGACATCGCCGAGCGATACGGCTGGGTCAACCGATCTGTTCCCGACGGTGAACTCGACGCGTACGTCGACGCCTTCGCCGAGCGCGTGAGCCGTTTCGAGAAGCGTGCGCTGGAGACCGGCAAGAAGCTGGTCAACGCGCGCGCCGGCGTCCCCTCGGAAGGGGATCTCTGGGTCTCGAACCATGTGCTCGCCGGGGTGGACACCTGGCCCGAAGCGCAGGCCATGCTCACGAAGCTGAACACCGCCGGCTTCGGTAAGGACAAGGAGTTCGAGCTGAGCATGGCCGAGCGTCTTGGCAATCTTCCATCCGAATGA